A window of the Proteus terrae subsp. cibarius genome harbors these coding sequences:
- a CDS encoding NADH:ubiquinone reductase (Na(+)-transporting) subunit B — MGLKNLFEKVEHHFEPGGKLAKWYVLYEAVTTVFYTPGTVTRNGGHVRDTIDLKRMMILVWLSVFPAMFWGMYNVGHQAIPALNQLYSGAELQQIIASDWHYRLAEYLGASLTTDAGWASKMLLGATYFLPIYLVVFAVGGFWEVLFAFIRGHEINEGFFVTSILFALIVPPTLPLWQAALGITFGVVIAKEIFGGTGRNFLNPALAGRAFLFFAYPAQISGDLVWTAADGFSGATPLSQWSVSGESALVNTVTQQPISWMDAFLGYIPGSIGEVSTLMILIGGAVILFARIASWRIVAGVMVGMIAMSYLFNFIGSDTNPLFSMPWHWHLVLGGFAFGMMFMATDPVSASFTDKGKWAYGILIGVMAVLIRVVNPAYPEGMMLAILFANLFAPLFDYVVVQANIKRRKARG, encoded by the coding sequence AAATGGTACGTACTTTATGAGGCAGTGACCACGGTATTTTATACGCCAGGTACTGTTACACGTAATGGTGGTCATGTTCGTGACACCATTGACCTAAAACGCATGATGATTTTAGTTTGGTTATCCGTTTTCCCAGCAATGTTTTGGGGAATGTATAACGTTGGTCATCAAGCGATCCCTGCACTTAATCAGTTATATAGTGGTGCTGAATTACAGCAAATCATTGCTTCAGATTGGCACTATCGCCTTGCTGAATACCTCGGCGCATCATTAACAACAGATGCGGGTTGGGCAAGTAAGATGCTACTTGGTGCAACTTACTTCCTACCTATTTATCTAGTTGTTTTTGCGGTTGGCGGATTTTGGGAAGTTCTTTTTGCCTTTATTCGTGGCCATGAAATTAACGAAGGCTTCTTTGTTACATCAATCTTATTTGCCTTAATAGTACCGCCTACATTACCACTTTGGCAGGCTGCATTAGGTATTACGTTTGGTGTTGTTATCGCGAAAGAAATCTTTGGTGGGACAGGGCGTAACTTCTTAAACCCAGCATTAGCTGGTCGTGCATTTCTGTTCTTTGCTTATCCTGCTCAAATTTCAGGTGATTTGGTTTGGACTGCAGCTGACGGCTTCTCTGGTGCGACACCATTATCACAATGGTCTGTATCGGGTGAAAGTGCATTAGTAAATACAGTTACTCAACAGCCTATCTCTTGGATGGATGCTTTCCTTGGATATATTCCAGGGTCGATCGGTGAAGTATCAACACTGATGATTTTAATCGGTGGTGCAGTCATTCTTTTTGCTCGTATTGCTTCATGGCGTATTGTTGCTGGGGTAATGGTAGGCATGATTGCAATGTCATACCTGTTTAATTTCATCGGCTCAGATACCAATCCTCTCTTCTCAATGCCTTGGCACTGGCACTTAGTATTAGGTGGTTTTGCTTTCGGTATGATGTTTATGGCAACAGATCCAGTATCCGCATCGTTTACTGATAAAGGTAAATGGGCTTACGGTATTTTGATTGGCGTAATGGCTGTGCTTATTCGTGTCGTCAATCCGGCTTACCCAGAAGGTATGATGCTGGCAATCTTATTCGCAAACCTATTTGCACCACTGTTCGATTACGTGGTTGTTCAGGCGAATATTAAGCGGAGAAAAGCTCGTGGCTAA